A window of Macrobrachium rosenbergii isolate ZJJX-2024 chromosome 15, ASM4041242v1, whole genome shotgun sequence contains these coding sequences:
- the LOC136846735 gene encoding uncharacterized protein encodes MKVFLLCSLAIAATVSGDPTDKTRGYAGAGLGGGGGGLVPGGGLAGGPGGLVPGGGGVIGGPGGILPGGGVGGGGIFPEGGVVGGGGYSGGGIGGGPGGILPGGVNPPATCRYWCRTPEGQAYCCESDQELEGPVGVKIGNCPRVRPQCPPVRFGGAPTTCSNDFKCAGADKCCYDVCLEEHVCKPQSYFG; translated from the exons ATGAAG GTCTTCTTGCTCTGCTCACTGGCCATCGCAGCCACAGTCTCTGGCGACCCTACAGACAAAACAAGAGGGTATGCAGGTGCTGGCCTAGGAGGTGGCGGAGGCGGTCTCGTACCTGGAGGTGGCTTAGCTGGAGGGCCTGGTGGTCTTGTGCCTGGAGGAGGCGGTGTGATTGGAGGCCCTGGTGGGATTCTCCCTGGAGGCGGCGTTGGTGGAGGTGGGATTTTCCCTGAAGGCGGTGTTGTTGGAGGTGGTGGTTACTCTGGAGGCGGTATAGGTGGCGGCCCCGGTGGTATTCTCCCTGGAGGCGTCAATCCACCAGCGACCTGCAGGTACTGGTGTCGCACTCCCGAGGGCCAAGCTTACTGCTGCGAGAGCGATCAAGAACTAGAAGGGCCCGTCGGTGTCAAAATTGGAAACTGTCCCAGAGTTCGACCTCAGTGTCCTCCagttcgatttggtggcgcaccCACCACCTGTTCCAACGACTTCAAGTGCGCCGGCGCTGACAAGTGCTGTTATGACGTCTGTCTAGAGGAACACGTCTGCAAACCACAGAGCTATTttggctga
- the LOC136846422 gene encoding uncharacterized protein yields the protein MKGLFVCSLAIIGVVVGLPEEGEQKFFNGPDVGHGDLAPVPGSAGQGVAPPATCKHWCRAPRGQAYCCEGVQEPEGPVGIKPGNCPRVRNVCPPVRTFSPPNPCSNDYRCFGSNKCCYDVCLKEHVCKPPSYFF from the exons ATGAAG GGACTCTTTGTCTGCTCTTTGGCCATCATCGGCGTCGTTGTAGGTCTACCGGAAGAAGGAGAACAAAAATTCTTCAATGGCCCTGACGTAGGACACGGAGACCTTGCTCCAGTCCCAGGAAGTGCAGGTCAAGGCGTTGCTCCTCCTGCAACCTGCAAGCACTGGTGTCGCGCTCCCAGAGGGCAGGCTTACTGCTGCGAAGGTGTCCAAGAACCCGAGGGACCTGTTGGGATCAAGCCTGGAAACTGTCCCAGAGTTCGAAATGTCTGCCCTCCAGTCAGGACCTTTAGCCCACCAAACCCCTGCTCCAACGACTACAGGTGCTTCGGGTCTAACAAATGCTGCTACGACGTCTGTCTGAAAGAACACGTCTGCAAACCACCGAGTTATTTCTTTTAG
- the LOC136846719 gene encoding uncharacterized protein, giving the protein MKGLLICSLAIIGVVVGLPQEANKKFLPDAGIGPGGIFPGGPGSAPPATCRYWCRTPQGQAYCCEGVDEPEGPVGVKIGSCPRVRPDCPPVRTFGPPSPCSNDFKCFGSDKCCYDTCLEEHVCKPQSFFSQGF; this is encoded by the exons ATGAAG GGTCTCCTGATTTGCTCCTTGGCCATCATCGGCGTCGTTGTGGGTCTGCCTCAGGAAGCAAACAAAAAGTTTTTACCTGATGCAGGTATAGGACCTGGAGGCATTTTCCCTGGTGGACCAGGCTCTGCCCCACCTGCAACCTGCAGGTACTGGTGTCGCACTCCCCAGGGTCAAGCTTATTGCTGCGAAGGCGTCGATGAACCAGAAGGACCCGTTGGAGTGAAGATTGGAAGCTGCCCCAGAGTTCGACCTGACTGCCCCCCAGTCAGGACCTTTGGACCACCATCCCCCTGTTCCAACGACTTCAAGTGCTTCGGGTCTGACAAGTGCTGCTACGACACCTGTCTGGAGGAGCACGTCTGCAAGCCACAAAGCTTCTTCAGCCAAGGATTTTAA
- the LOC136846350 gene encoding waprin-Enh1-like, with translation MKGLLICSLAIIGVVVGLPQEANKKFLPGAGIGPGGIFPGGPGSVPPATCRYWCRTPQGQAYCCEGIDEPEGPVGVKIGSCPRVRPQCPPVRTLGPPSPCSNDFKCFGSDKCCYDTCLEEHVCKPQSFFG, from the exons ATGAAG GGTCTCCTGATTTGCTCATTGGCCATCATCGGCGTCGTTGTGGGTCTGCCTCAGGAagcaaacaagaaatttttacctgGTGCAGGTATAGGACCTGGAGGCATTTTCCCTGGTGGACCAGGCTCTGTCCCACCCGCAACATGCAGGTATTGGTGTCGCACTCCCCAGGGTCAAGCTTATTGCTGCGAAGGCATCGATGAACCAGAAGGACCCGTTGGAGTGAAGATTGGAAGCTGCCCCAGAGTTCGACCTCAGTGTCCTCCAGTGAGGACCCTAGGCCCACCATCCCCCTGTTCCAACGACTTCAAGTGCTTTGGGTCTGACAAGTGCTGCTACGACACCTGTCTAGAGGAGCACGTCTGCAAACCACAAAGCTTTTTCGGCTAA